The Rhodoferax ferrireducens T118 DNA segment TCGATGTCGCGGTCATCAAGCCGGTGGCCACAACCTATCAGGACGTCTTGCCCGCACCGGTACGCCGGGGTGTCCGCAACTTCTTTGCCAACTTGCAGGATGCCTGGTCGGGTGTGAACAATACCTTGCAGTTCAAGGGCGAGCCAGCGGCCAATAGTTTCATGCGTTTTGGCGTCAATACCTTCCTCGGTCTGGGCGGCATTCTGGATGTGGCGTCCGAGATGAGGATTGAACGTCACACCAAGGATTTTGGGCATACCCTGGGCTATTGGGGTGTCGCGCCCGGCCCTTACCTGGTACTGCCCTTGCTGGGACCGTCCACGCTGCGTGACACGGCGGCGCTGCCCGTCGATGCACAAGGCGACTTGGTCTCGGGCATCGAGCACATTCCAACCCGCAACAGCGTCATTTTGCTGCGCCTGGTGGACACACGGGCCTCCTTGCTGGGAGCCTCCAGCATGCTGGAAGCCGTGGCGCTGGACAAATACACTTTTACCCGCGACGCCTATCTTCAACGTCGTCGCAGCAGCATTTACGATGGCAACCCGCCCGATGATGGCGAGGTTGAAAAGTCTCCTGTGAAGCAGGATCTTTCGAAGGCCCGCGAGCGCACCCGGGCCTGGGTTCAAACTTTAAAAGAGTCCGGCCCGTCCGGCGACGAGAAAGCCAAACCATGAAACGTCGTTTATTCAGTCATCTTTTTGC contains these protein-coding regions:
- a CDS encoding MlaA family lipoprotein yields the protein MRQRVLDLPRHTPWAGLVLLLMALTGCASGPDANPHDPLEPFNRGVYQFNDAVDVAVIKPVATTYQDVLPAPVRRGVRNFFANLQDAWSGVNNTLQFKGEPAANSFMRFGVNTFLGLGGILDVASEMRIERHTKDFGHTLGYWGVAPGPYLVLPLLGPSTLRDTAALPVDAQGDLVSGIEHIPTRNSVILLRLVDTRASLLGASSMLEAVALDKYTFTRDAYLQRRRSSIYDGNPPDDGEVEKSPVKQDLSKARERTRAWVQTLKESGPSGDEKAKP